From the Lepisosteus oculatus isolate fLepOcu1 chromosome 1, fLepOcu1.hap2, whole genome shotgun sequence genome, one window contains:
- the rasl11b gene encoding ras-like protein family member 11B produces MKMRLIQNMSTIAEYPAPECPAGRVIKIAVIGASGVGKTALVVRFLTRRFIGDYERNSGTLYTREIQVDGEQVAIQVQDTPGVQVCGLSGEQVARSVRWADAVVLVYSVTDRQSFELVGQLHQQVRQVHPDSRVPVALVANKADLLHAKQVEPQQGLKLAGALGCAFCQVSASENYNDVHNAFHLLCRDLNKQPPPPSGSEKRRTSLIPRPKSPNMQDLKRRFKQALSAKVRTVTSV; encoded by the exons ATGAAGATGCGTCTCATCCAGAACATGTCCACTATCGCGGAGTACCCTGCGCCCGAGTGCCCGGCGGGCAGAGTGATTAAAATCGCCGTCATTGGGGCCAGCGGGGTAGGAAAAACTG ctcTGGTGGTAAGGTTTCTAACCAGGCGCTTCATTGGAGACTACGAGAGAAACTCGG gtACACTTTACACCAGAGAAATCCAAGTTGATGGAGAACAAGTGGCCATACAGGTTCAAGATACACCTGGTGTCcag GTGTGCGGGCTGTCCGGCGAGCAGGTGGCCCGTTCTGTGCGGTGGGCGGACGCGGTGGTGCTGGTCTACTCCGTCACGGACCGCCAGAGCTTCGAGCTCGTCGGCCAGCTGCACCAGCAGGTGCGGCAGGTGCACCCGGACAGCAGGGTGCCCGTCGCCCTGGTGGCCAACAAGGCCGACCTCCTGCATGCCAAGCAGGTGGAGCCGCAGCAGGGCCTGAAGCTGGCCGGGGCGCTGGGCTGCGCCTTCTGCCAGGTGTCGGCCAGCGAGAACTACAACGACGTGCACAACGCCTTCCACCTGCTGTGCCGCGACCTGAACAAGCAGCCGCCGCCGCCCAGCGGCTCGGAGAAGCGCAGGACCTCCCTCATCCCCCGGCCCAAGTCCCCCAACATGCAGGACCTGAAGAGGAGGTTCAAGCAGGCCCTGTCCGCCAAAGTGAGGACGGTGACCTCGGTGTGA